In Cupriavidus sp. EM10, the genomic window CGGCAGCCAGCCCAGCTGCACGGCAAACACCATGATCAGCATCAGCCCGACCCAGAACGTGGGCAGCGAGAAGCCCAGGATCGACACCGTCATGATGGTCTTGCCGGCCACGCCGTTGGGCCGCAGCCCGGCCCACAGGCCCAGCGGGATGCCCAGCACGATGGCCAGCAGGATCGCGCACACGGCCAGTTCCAGCGTGGCCGGCATGCGTTCGAAGATCAGCTTGAGCGCCGGCGTGCCATGCGCGAACGAGGTGCCCAGGTTCCCGTGCAGCGCGTTCTGCAGGAAGATCCAGTACTGCTCCCAGAGCGGCTTGTCGAGGCCCAGCGCGGCAATGGTGCGTTTGATGTCTTCCTGGTCGGCCTGCGGGCTGATCAGGATGTCGATCGGATTGCCGATCGCAAAAACGCCAAGAAATACGAGCAACGACATGACCAGCAGCACAACCACGCTCTGCATCAGTCGCCGGATGATGAATACCAGCATGTTCCAGACGCCTATCCTTTCGCCGGCGCGCGGTGGCGCACTGCCGGCGGGTTCGCGGCCCACGGGGACATCGTGGGTGCATCGCCCCGGCATCTCGTGGATGACCGGGGCCGCGATCATACCGGAGCCGCCCGCCATCGGCAGCCCCGCCCTGCCCGGCTGGTCACTGGGCAGGCTTGAACAGGTGCGCGTAGGTGCGTTCGTCGGTACGCGGCACGTACGTGATGCCCTTCTGCGTGGCCCACGTGGTCACCTGATGGTGGACCGGGATGATGCCGCCGTCCAGCACCACGATGGCCGTGGCTTCCTGCAGCAGCTTCGAACGCTCGTTGTCATCCACGGTGGCCAGCGCCTTTTCCAGCACCGCATCCATCTTCGGATTGCAGTACTCGCCCCAGTTGGTCGTGCCGAAGCCCTTCTTCGAGTCCTCGCACGCCACCAGCGCGCGCAGCGGCGAGCTGACCTCGCCGGTCTGCGCACCCCAGCCCACCAGGCCGAACGACCATTCATGCTTGATCGCCTTCGACGAGTACGTGGCCATCGGCATGCCTTCCACCTTGGTGTTGATGCCGATGCGGGTCAGGTTCTGCGCGATGGTCTGCGCGATCTTCTCGTCGTTGACGTAGCGGTTGTTCGGCGTGTGCAGCGTCAGCCCGAAGCCGTTCGGATAGCCGGCATCGGCCAGCATCTTCTTCGCCGCCTCCGGGTCGTACTTGAGCGTCTTCAGCGCCGGGTTGTGGCCGAACAGCGTGGGCGGCACCAGGTTGTTGGTCGGCTCGGACAGGCCTTCCATCAGGCGATCCTTGATGCCCTGGCGGTTGATGGCCGTGCTGATGGCGATGCGCACGCGGGCATCCTTCAGCGGATTCTTGTCCATCGGCTGGCCGTCCTTCGTCGTCACGAACGGCGACTTGTCGCGCTTGACGTCGAAGTACAGGTAGATCACGCGGTGCGAGATCTTGGAGAAGAACGACAGCTTGGGATCGTTGCGCACCTTCGGCAGGTCCGGCGTGGGCACGTTCTCGATAGCCTGCACGTCGCCCGACAGCAGCGCCGCCAGCCGGGTAGCCGGGTTCGGGATGAAGCGCAGCGTCACCTTGTCCCACGCCGGCTTGGTGCCCCAGTAGTCGGGGTTGCGCACCAGCTCGACCCGGTCGTCGCGCGCGTAGCTGACGAACTTGAACGGCCCCGTGCCGACCATGCCCTTGCCCTGTGCGAAGTCATCCGAGGACAGGCCCTGCGTGGCCTTCTTCTGCACCATGAACACCGACGTCAGGTCGTTCAGCATCAGCGGATACGGCTGGTTCGTGGTGACCTGGATGGTGTACTTGTCGATGATCTTCTTGTTGATGATCGCCTTGGTGTACACATCGAACTTGCCCGGGCTGTTGACGATGGTGGCCGGACGGTCCAGCGACCACGCGATGTCTTCGGTGGTCAGCTCGGTGCCGTCGTGCCACTTCACGCCCTTGCGCAGGTGGAATTCCCACGTGAGGTTGTTGACCAGCTTCCACGACTCGGCCAGGCCCGGCACCACCTTGCTGTCAGGATCGAGCTTGATCAGCGTGTCGAACACGTGCTCCGACACGTTGATGTTCGAAAACAGATTATAGAAATGCGGATCCATGGAGGTCGGCGGCGAACTCATGGCGATCTTGAGGTCGACCGCCTGGGCCTGCGTAGCCAGACCGAGGCCGAGGGCACCGGTCAGCAGGACAGCGCCGACTGCACGGCCGACAGCCTTCTTGACGTGACGAAGGGACATCGCACGATTCTCCCAGTGGGAAGTCTTGAAATGACGATAAGGATCAGTCGCGCTCGTCCCGAATGTCTCAAGCAGGAGCGCCGCATTTTGGTGCGGCGTTCCGCTGGGCAACGTGGGCCGCGACCGGCCGGGCACTTCAAGCATGAACTGTTCCAGCAGAGCAAGGCGGCCGCCATGCGGGGAAACCCACCCGCCCGGGTGGGCATCGGGCCATGCTGCGGCGCGCCACTTTTGGCTTGGCGATGTGGCCGGCCAAGGGTGCGCGGTGCGGCAAATGTATGGCGGCCGGCAAGTCCCGAAGCCGTCAGGTGCAGGCGCCGCCGGAGCGAGTGGCCGAAACGCCTTGTTTTTGGCGCTTCCACGATTGGCGTCGTATGATCGGGGGTATCCAATCGCCCCCAATGGCGCCCCATTGCATCCATCGCCCGGACCGGCATCATGAAGCTCATCCCCGAAATCCTGCAGGCGCAAGCCGAAATCCAAACCATCCGACGTGATATCCACGCGCATCCCGAACTGTGTTTCGAGGAACAGCGCACCGCCGACGTGGTGGCCAAGAACCTGGAGTCTTGGGGCATCGAAGTCCATCGCGGCCTGGGCACCACTGGCCTGGTCGGCATCATCCGCAATGGTAAAAGCGCCAAAACCATCGGCCTGCGCGCCGATATGGATGCGCTGCCGCTGCAGGAAGCCAACACCTTCGGCCATCGCTCGCAGCACGAGGGCAAGATGCACGCGTGCGGCCATGATGGCCATACGGCCATGCTGCTTGGTGCGGCGCGCTACCTGGCCGAGCATCGCAACTTCGACGGCACCGTGCATCTGATCTTCCAGCCGGCCGAGGAAGGCGGCGGCGGCGCCCGCGAGATGATCGAGGACGGCCTGTTCGACCGCTTTCCGTGCGACGCCGTGTTCGGCATGCACAATTGGCCGGGCATGCCGGTCGGCTCGTTCGGCACCACGGCGGGTCCGCTGATGGCATCGAGCAACGAATTCAAGATCACGGTGCGCGGCAAGGGCGCACACGCGGCCATGCCGCACAACGGCTGCGATCCGGTGTTTACGGGCGCGCAGATCGTGTCGGCGCTGCAAGGCATCATCACGCGCAACAAGCGGCCGATCGACACCGCCGTGATCTCGGTCACGCAGTTCCATGGCGGCGATGCCACCAACATCGTGCCCAACGAAGTCTGGCTGGGCGGCACGGTGCGCACCTTCACGGTCGAGGTGCTGGACCTGATCGAGCGACGCATGGAAGAGGTGTCGCGCGCCGTGGCGCAGGCGTTCGATTGCACGATCGATTTCGAATTCCGCCGCAACTATCCGCCCACCATCAACAGCGCGGCCGAAGCCGAGTTCGCCGTGGGCATCGCCAGCGAGCTGGTGGGGGCCGACAACGTCGACGGCAACGTGGAACCGACCATGGGCGCCGAAGACTTCTCGTTCATGCTGCAGGAAAAGCCCGGCTGCTACCTGTTCATCGGCAATGGCGAGGGTTCGCACCGCGAGGCCGGCCACGGCATGGGCCCGTGCATGCTGCACAACCCCAGCTACGACTTCAACGACGAACTGCTGCCCGTGGGCTCCACGTTCTTCGTCAAGCTGGTGGAGAAGTGGCTCGCGCCGGCCTGATCCGGCGCTGACTGACCTTCCAGGCGAAGCACGATGCCCCACACGCTTCTGGACGACGCCATGGCGGCGCGCTTTGCCCAGGTGGCCCTCGACAATATCGTGCGTCCGTACCCGTACAAGGTCGACCACCTGATGACGGACGCGGGCGACCTTGCCGCGCCGGCGGTCGCCCACCCGGTGTTCTACGGCAGCTACGACTGGCATTCATCGGTGCATATGCACTGGCTGCTGGTACGGCTGCTGGCATTGCGTCCCGATCTGGCGGACGCCGGCCGTATCCGCGAGGCGCTCAGCGCCCACTTCCGGCCGGAAGCCTTCGCCACGGAACTGGCCTATTTGAGCGTCCTGGTTCGCGTACTTTCGAACGGCCCTACGGCTGGGCGTGGGTGCTCCGGCTGCAGGCCGAACTGGGTGCGCTGGGACTCAAGGAGCCGCAGGCGGCCGAGTGGGCCGCGGCATGCGCGCCGCTGGCCAACCATCTGGCGCAACGCCTGATGGACTATATCGACGTGGCCGACTTCCCGGTGCGCACCGGCACCCATTTCAATAGCGCGTTTGCGCTGGTCATGGCGCTGTTCTACGCCAGGCAGGACCAGCACCCTGCGCTACGCAAATCGATCATCCGCCGCGCCCATCGCTGGTTTGCCCATGATGCCCGCTACCCTGCCCGCTACGAGCCGGGCGGCGACGAATTCCTGTCGGGCGGCCTGATGGAGGCCGTGCTGATGCGGCAGGTGATGGACGACTGCGGCTTCGATGAATGGTGGGAGCTGTTCTCGCCGAGCCAGGCCGAGCTCGGGACCTGGCTGACGCCGGTGGTCGTGGCGGACAGGACCGACCCGAAAATGTCGCATCTCGACGGCCTGAACCTGTCCCGCGCCTGGTGCTGGCGGCTGCTGGGGCCGGCCCTGCCATCGTCGCTGCAGCCGCTGGCCGTGCGCGCATGGTCCGATCACCTGGAGGCGTCGTTGCCGCAGGCGGTGGAAGGCCACTACGTGGCGACGCACTGGCTCGCCACCTTTGCGCTGCTGGCGCTGGAAGACCTGAGCGTAGGCTAGGCAGCCGCTCAGGGACGCTCAGGGCCGTAATTCCGCCAGAAACCGCTTAATCCAGCGCGATATCGCCGTACCAGGCTTCGGCACGGCTCTTGGTGTTGTCCGTATCGGTCATCAGGCCAACCGCCAGGATCTTGCCTGGATCAGCACCAAAGGCCTTGCGGTAGTCGGCGCGCAGGTCGCGCTCATGGCATCGCCATTCGTTGGTATGGCGGGTGCCCGAGTCCACGATGATCATGCGGACCCGATCGGTGTGCGGATTGTTCAGGACGCTGCCAACGGGACGCTTTCCCCCCAGATATACATCAGCGTGGCGTATGGCATCTCGCGCCCGGTGGTGATACGGGCCATTTCATACATCAGCTGGTCTTTCAGCGACAACGTGCTGCGATCGCCGTCGAACGCCACGAAGATCCGCAGCGGCGCATCTTCACGATGGCTGACCGCATTGTCGGCGACGCGGATCACGTCGCGCGTCTTCCACATCCACCGCAGCACGCCGGGGTCGCGCTGGGTCAGCGGGACGTAAAGACCCGACGCGGAGCCATCCGCCTCGGCATGCAAGACGGTGCGCTGATCGACTTCGGTCAGCGAATATCGTGTGGGAGTCTTGTTACGATTGACCTTCCAGGGCTGCCAACCGGTCGGGATGGCGCTGGGGGTCGCAATCGCGGAGAACAGCGGCAGCTCCGCCAGTAACGGCAGAGATGCCGCGTCAGCTTCTGGTTCGGCCTCGCCGTCGCCGCCGGATTCGGATTCTGCGGCGGCATTCGCAATACGATTTGCGAGTTCGGGCTTATTGGCAGACGGAGTCGGAACGGCGGCCTTCAGCAAGCCTTTTTCCGCGAACGTCGCGCAATTGCCGTCGGAGACGGCGGCCATTTGGATGGATCGGTCGGAGTGACCGTCGATGATGCACAACCGGCGAGCACGAGCGCGCTCACCGCAAAAGCCAGTGCTGGCCGAAACTTCATGGCCACGATAACCCCCTGGACCCTGATGCTGATACTAACCCGTTCGTCGAAATCCCAACATCCAAGGCTGTTCGGCGCCAAGGCTTGGTATTGCTGACTGCTTCGTGCTGAATTTTTCAGCGCTTGGGACAGACCTTATCAGATGCCGGATGGGGCTGAAATGCTCGGGTACCCTGAATACAACAGCCCAACATGACGGGCTGTGCTTTTCAAATTGGTTCGATGGACAGGGGAGCGATTTGAGAGATCGTGGTTCAACTGCGGTCGAACACAAATCGTGCGCGCAAAGCAAAACCCCCAAGCTTTTGGGCTTGGGGGTTCTGGGTATAAGAGCCTGGCGATGACCTACTTTCACACGGGTAGTCCGCACTATCATCGGCGCAAAGTCGTTTCACGGTCCTGTTCGGGATGGGAAGGGGTGGTTCCAACTCGCTATGGTCACCAGGCATGAGGGGTTGCCGGGCTGACAGGTGTCAGCGCGGCGAATCGGGGTGTAGTAAGGGGGTTGTGTTGTATGCCACATGGCACACGCGGACTCGTCGTCCCACCAGGTCAAACACACTGGTTATAGGATCAAGCCTTACGGGCAATTAGTACTGGTTAGCTTAACGCATTACTGCGCTTCCACACCCAGCCTATCAACGTCCTGGTCTCGAACGACCCTTCAAGGAGGTCAAGCCTCCAGGGAATCCTCATCTTCAGGCGAGTTTCCCGCTTAGATGCTTTCAGCGGTTATCTCTTCCGTACATAGCTACCCTGCGATGCCTCTGGCGAGACAACAGGTACACCAGCGGTACGTCCACTCCGGTCCTCTCGTACTAGGAGCAGCCCCCGTCAAGATTCCAACGCCCACGGCAGATAGGGACCAAACTGTCTCACGACGTTTTAAACCCAGCTCACGTACCTCTTTAAATGGCGAACAGCCATACCCTTGGGACCGGCTACAGCCCCAGGATGAGATGAGCCGACATCGAGGTGCCAAACACCGCCGTCGATATGAACTCTTGGGCGGTATCAGCCTGTTATCCCCAGAGTACCTTTTATCCGTTGAGCGATGGCCCTTCCATTCAGAACCACCGGATCACTATGTCCTGCTTTCGCACCTGCTCGACTTGTCGGTCTCGCAGTTAAGCACGCTTTTGCCATTGCACTTTAGGTACGATGTCCGACCGTACCAAGCGTACCTTCGAACTCCTCCGTTACACTTTGGGAGGAGACCGCCCCAGTCAAACTGCCTACCATGCACTGTCCCCGACCCGGATTCACGGGCCAAGGTTAGAACCTCAAACAAACCAGGGTGGTATTTCAAGGACGGCTCCACGTGAACTGGCGTCCACGCTTCAAAGCCTCCCACCTATCCTACACAGATCGGTTCAAAGTCCAATGCAAAGCTACAGTAAAGGTTCATGGGGTCTTTCCGTCTAGCCGCGGGGAGATTGCATCATCACAAACACTTCAACTTCGCTGAGTCTCGGGAGGAGACAGTGTGGCCATCGTTACGCCATTCGTGCAGGTCGGAACTTACCCGACAAGGAATTTCGCTACCTTAGGACCGTTATAGTTACGGCCGCCGTTTACCGGGACTTCAATCAAGAGCTTGCACCCCATCATTTAATCTTCCGGCACCGGGCAGGCGTCACACCCTATACGTCCACTTTCGTGTTTGCAGAGTGCTGTGTTTTTATTAAACAGTCGCAGCCACCATTTTATTGCAACCCCTTCACCCTTCTGGCGCAGGCCAGTCAAGCTACCAGGGCGTACCTTATCCCGAAGTTACGGTACCAATTTGCCGAGTTCCTTCTCCCGAGTTCTCTCAAGCGCCTTAGAATACTCATCTCGCCCACCTGTGTCGGTTTGCGGTACGGTCTCGTATGACTGAAGCTTAGAGGCTTTTCTTGGAACCACTTCCGATTGCTTCGCAGCGCAAGGCCGCTCGCCCCATACTCTTGAATCCCGCGCCCGGATTTGCCTAAGCGCCTTCTCCAATACAGGGACCGGGACTTCCAACACCCGGACAACCTTCCGCGATCCGTCCCCCATCGCATCATACGACGGTGCAGGAATATTAACCTGCTTCCCATCAGCTACGCATCTCTGCCTCGCCTTAGGGGCCGACTCACCCTACGCCGATGAACGTTGCGTAGGAAACCTTGGGCTTACGGCGAGGGGCCTTTCACCCCCTTTATCGCTACTCATGTCAGCATTCGCACTTCCGATACCTCCAGCATCCTTTACAAGACACCTTCACAGGCTTACGGAACGCTCTCCTACCACGCACATAAATGTGCGTCCGCAGCTTCGGTATATAGCTTAGCCCCGTTACATCTTCCGCGCAGGACGACTCGATCAGTGAGCTATTACGCTTTCTTTAAAGG contains:
- a CDS encoding ABC transporter substrate-binding protein is translated as MSLRHVKKAVGRAVGAVLLTGALGLGLATQAQAVDLKIAMSSPPTSMDPHFYNLFSNINVSEHVFDTLIKLDPDSKVVPGLAESWKLVNNLTWEFHLRKGVKWHDGTELTTEDIAWSLDRPATIVNSPGKFDVYTKAIINKKIIDKYTIQVTTNQPYPLMLNDLTSVFMVQKKATQGLSSDDFAQGKGMVGTGPFKFVSYARDDRVELVRNPDYWGTKPAWDKVTLRFIPNPATRLAALLSGDVQAIENVPTPDLPKVRNDPKLSFFSKISHRVIYLYFDVKRDKSPFVTTKDGQPMDKNPLKDARVRIAISTAINRQGIKDRLMEGLSEPTNNLVPPTLFGHNPALKTLKYDPEAAKKMLADAGYPNGFGLTLHTPNNRYVNDEKIAQTIAQNLTRIGINTKVEGMPMATYSSKAIKHEWSFGLVGWGAQTGEVSSPLRALVACEDSKKGFGTTNWGEYCNPKMDAVLEKALATVDDNERSKLLQEATAIVVLDGGIIPVHHQVTTWATQKGITYVPRTDERTYAHLFKPAQ
- a CDS encoding M20 aminoacylase family protein: MKLIPEILQAQAEIQTIRRDIHAHPELCFEEQRTADVVAKNLESWGIEVHRGLGTTGLVGIIRNGKSAKTIGLRADMDALPLQEANTFGHRSQHEGKMHACGHDGHTAMLLGAARYLAEHRNFDGTVHLIFQPAEEGGGGAREMIEDGLFDRFPCDAVFGMHNWPGMPVGSFGTTAGPLMASSNEFKITVRGKGAHAAMPHNGCDPVFTGAQIVSALQGIITRNKRPIDTAVISVTQFHGGDATNIVPNEVWLGGTVRTFTVEVLDLIERRMEEVSRAVAQAFDCTIDFEFRRNYPPTINSAAEAEFAVGIASELVGADNVDGNVEPTMGAEDFSFMLQEKPGCYLFIGNGEGSHREAGHGMGPCMLHNPSYDFNDELLPVGSTFFVKLVEKWLAPA